The proteins below are encoded in one region of Rhodoflexus caldus:
- a CDS encoding outer membrane beta-barrel protein, with amino-acid sequence MKKFVLLLSFITMSLASWAQTTFKGKVMDSTNTSLPIATVMLLHTKDSALATFGRTDVNGEFMLRNVANGNYILKITYTGYQNYMKPVTAAGGTQDLGTIIMQIKARQLSEVVIKGERDPVTIKKDTLEFNASSFETNKANAAVEDLLKRLPGVQVDKDGSIKVQGEDVQRVTINGKNFFGQDAKLATRNLPAKAIEKIQVFDRKSDQAQFSGIDDGTREKTINLELKEEFSNGGFGNFTAGAGVDSQDEFRYETKASYNRFSKTTQLSFLGMGNNINQQGFSPAEYFGFSGRSGGGGAVFRGGGGNTRGVPVNFGGRPNGIMTNWAGGINFNHTFNKNTEINGSYFFSDLTHRLTQQTNQINFLPTGNFSSAQDSRQNNQTTSHRLNATLDHKIDSVNTIRYNVVLSQNNNDFRTISSNQTFNAAGILQNEGTRDNINTGTGMTWNNEVLYRHRFAKRGRTMSATLTFNMNRNNSEGELKAVNRFFNPQTGELIRTDNINQVNTRNTMTDTYGGNLSYTEPIGRRKYLELNYNIRNTVNKSDQKVFDIANGERTVNQNLTNEFDNNFLYQRMGANFRYTKQKINLTMGLNYQNSDLRGNLVTRGTSINKTFNNLLPSARLNVDFSNTKRLNFDYDTDVNAPSITQLQPIVDNSDPLNIYVGNPDLRPEYNHRFRANYFTFDQFTSINFFGGINATYTTNKIVNSQLIDQRFVRTSQPVNVADFLNASANMNFGFPIKPIKSRLNLSGRAGGNRSINLLNNESTYAYGRTLVGDVRYEFRPSDKFDIALTTNLNQQRTTFDRTTSANQSNEQNFLNQTYGAEMNVVLPLDFRLNVDYDYFLFTSRTTDFRQSLPLLNTSVSKVFLKGAGELKVAVNNFLDKSLGISQQADVNYLQQTVVNNLGRFVMVSFTYSLNKALNPANNFQPGRGGMMRMMMN; translated from the coding sequence GCGGCACACAGGATTTGGGAACTATTATCATGCAGATTAAAGCCCGCCAACTGAGCGAAGTGGTTATCAAAGGCGAGCGCGACCCTGTTACTATCAAAAAGGACACCTTGGAGTTTAACGCAAGTTCGTTTGAAACCAACAAGGCCAACGCGGCGGTGGAAGACCTCCTCAAACGCCTGCCCGGGGTTCAGGTGGACAAAGATGGCAGCATTAAGGTACAAGGCGAAGACGTTCAGCGCGTTACCATCAACGGCAAAAACTTTTTCGGACAGGATGCCAAACTGGCTACCCGCAACCTGCCTGCCAAAGCCATTGAAAAAATTCAGGTTTTTGACCGCAAGTCTGACCAAGCGCAATTTTCGGGTATAGATGACGGTACGCGCGAAAAAACCATCAATTTAGAATTGAAAGAAGAGTTCAGCAATGGCGGTTTTGGCAATTTCACTGCCGGAGCCGGCGTTGATTCGCAAGATGAGTTCCGCTATGAAACCAAAGCGAGCTACAACCGATTCAGCAAAACCACGCAATTGTCGTTCTTGGGAATGGGCAATAACATCAACCAACAAGGCTTTTCACCTGCCGAATATTTCGGATTTTCGGGCAGAAGCGGTGGCGGCGGTGCTGTTTTCCGTGGCGGCGGCGGCAATACGCGCGGCGTTCCGGTCAATTTTGGCGGCAGACCCAACGGCATTATGACTAACTGGGCGGGTGGTATTAACTTTAACCACACGTTCAACAAAAACACTGAAATCAACGGCAGTTACTTTTTCAGCGATTTGACACACCGTTTAACCCAGCAGACTAATCAGATTAACTTTCTGCCAACCGGTAATTTCAGCAGCGCACAGGATAGCCGCCAGAACAACCAGACAACCTCTCACCGCCTCAATGCAACTTTAGACCATAAAATAGATTCGGTGAATACTATCCGTTACAACGTTGTGCTGTCGCAAAACAACAACGACTTCCGCACCATCAGTTCTAACCAGACTTTCAATGCGGCAGGTATTCTGCAAAACGAAGGCACACGCGACAACATCAACACCGGTACGGGCATGACTTGGAACAACGAAGTACTTTATCGCCATCGTTTTGCCAAACGCGGCCGTACAATGTCGGCAACGCTGACCTTCAACATGAACCGCAACAACAGCGAAGGCGAATTGAAGGCTGTGAACAGATTTTTCAATCCGCAAACAGGCGAGCTGATTCGCACCGACAACATCAATCAGGTGAACACGCGCAACACGATGACCGACACCTACGGCGGCAACCTGAGCTACACCGAACCCATCGGCAGAAGGAAGTACTTGGAGTTGAACTATAACATCCGCAATACGGTGAATAAGTCTGACCAGAAAGTATTTGACATCGCCAACGGCGAGCGCACCGTCAACCAAAACCTGACCAACGAGTTTGACAATAACTTCCTGTATCAGCGCATGGGGGCAAACTTCCGCTACACCAAGCAGAAAATTAACCTGACCATGGGCTTGAACTACCAAAACTCTGACCTGCGCGGCAATTTGGTAACACGAGGCACATCTATCAACAAAACGTTTAATAACCTGTTGCCTTCTGCCCGTTTGAACGTGGATTTCAGCAACACCAAGCGTCTAAATTTTGACTATGACACAGACGTAAACGCGCCAAGTATTACCCAATTGCAGCCGATTGTGGACAACAGCGACCCGTTGAACATCTATGTAGGTAATCCTGATTTGCGCCCCGAATACAACCACCGTTTCCGCGCCAACTATTTCACCTTTGACCAATTTACGTCCATCAATTTCTTTGGCGGCATCAACGCCACCTACACCACTAATAAAATTGTAAACAGCCAGTTGATTGACCAGCGCTTTGTACGCACTTCGCAGCCGGTAAACGTAGCGGACTTCCTGAATGCTTCTGCCAACATGAACTTCGGATTCCCTATTAAGCCCATCAAAAGCCGCCTGAATTTGAGCGGCAGAGCAGGCGGCAATCGCTCCATCAACTTGCTGAACAATGAAAGCACCTATGCTTACGGTCGCACATTAGTAGGCGATGTGCGCTATGAGTTCCGCCCAAGCGATAAGTTTGACATTGCGCTGACAACCAACCTGAACCAACAGCGCACCACTTTTGACCGCACAACTTCTGCTAATCAGTCCAACGAACAGAACTTCCTCAACCAAACCTACGGTGCGGAAATGAACGTAGTGCTGCCTTTGGACTTCCGTTTGAACGTGGACTATGACTACTTCCTGTTTACCAGCCGCACCACCGATTTCCGTCAGTCGCTGCCTTTGCTGAACACCTCTGTTTCCAAAGTATTTCTGAAAGGCGCAGGCGAGCTCAAAGTTGCGGTTAATAACTTCCTCGACAAAAGCCTTGGCATCAGCCAGCAGGCCGACGTGAACTACCTGCAACAAACCGTTGTAAACAATTTAGGACGCTTTGTGATGGTTTCTTTCACCTATTCACTGAACAAAGCATTGAATCCGGCCAACAACTTCCAGCCCGGCAGAGGCGGTATGATGCGCATGATGATGAATTAA